The genome window CGGAGGGGCTACACCCGTACCCATTCCGAACACGGAAGTTAAGACCTCCAGCGCCGAAGATACTCGGGTTAACCAAGCCCCGGAAAAATAGGTCGCCGCCAGTGCTCTTTTCTTTACTTTAATGTCTAAGGTAAATTCATGAAATCATCTGATGCAGCTCAACTGTTTCGTAGTGGATTTAATTGTTCTCAATCCGTTGTTTCTGTATTTGCAGAAGAGTACGGAATTGATAAGCATGTGTTGCGCCTTCTTTCGTCCGGTTATGGCGGCGGGATGGGCGGTATGCAGAATGTGTGTGGTGCGGCAAGCGGTGCTTTTATGATTTTGGGGTTGAAATACGGATATGGTGAAGAATCGGAAAGTTATAAAAAACCTCAATTATATAAAATCATCCAGGATTTCAGTAGAGAATTTTCCGCGCAAAACGGCCATCTTAGATGTTATGACCTTTTAGGGTGTGATCTTAACACGGAAGATGGAAAAGAGTTTTTTAAGAAGAATGAATTGAGAGAAAGGGTTTGCGTAGAATGTGTAAAAAACTCTGTGGAGTTACTTGAGAAATTTTAGTTCAGTCTGATAAGTCTTGATATTAATTCAATCCACTTTTTCTATAGTGTAATCTATAGTACCCAGTCCAATCTTTTCCGCTTCCATTACCTGAAGTCTTCCGTCTTTTTGGTGCAGGAGACTGAATATGTCCCAACCGTCCTTCTTTTTTATACCTTCAGCCCTTGAACCGGGAAGGGGCTCCACTTCGCTTAATATATCCAGTGTTGCTGTATCTATTGCAACGGGATCATCTGATATGAGAATACCCTGGTCCTGCGCCACCGGATTTTCAGCAATGGGCATACAATCGCATTCTGGCTGCATTTCCGTTAAAAAATTTATATAGATAATACGCTTGGGTTCAAAAGTGGATGTTACTGC of Flexistipes sp. contains these proteins:
- a CDS encoding C-GCAxxG-C-C family protein, with product MKSSDAAQLFRSGFNCSQSVVSVFAEEYGIDKHVLRLLSSGYGGGMGGMQNVCGAASGAFMILGLKYGYGEESESYKKPQLYKIIQDFSREFSAQNGHLRCYDLLGCDLNTEDGKEFFKKNELRERVCVECVKNSVELLEKF